The following proteins come from a genomic window of Longimicrobium terrae:
- the topA gene encoding type I DNA topoisomerase, which produces MAVKKDKRLVVVESPTKAKTIRGFLPAGYVVAASMGHVRDLPESATEIPPKYKGQEWARLGVNVDDSFEPLYVVPAGKRKIVAELKALLKDAGELIVATDEDREGESIGWHLVQVLEPKVPVTRIVFHEITPEAIRQALATPRQIDEDLVRAQETRRILDRLVGYTVSPLLWKKISTGLSAGRVQSVAVRLLVRRERERRAFRNATYWDLKATLLRGITPFGAVLTMVGGKRVATGRDFDENTGQLKSRDVVLLGEEDARSLQERLRASEWKVGETEEKPTVRRPYPPFTTSTLQQEANRKLRLSARDTMRVAQRLYEEGHITYMRTDSVHLSDQAIKASRSRIEGLYGKEFLSPSPRQFTTKSKGAQEAHEAIRPAGTEMRTVDELRLAGVERALYDLIWKRTVASQMAEARLTYLTATIEADGATFRASGKRIDFPGFFRAYVEGSDDPDAALEDREEPLPPLNRGDALGLRNLEAVSHTTQPPARYTEATLVKTLEAEGIGRPSTYASIIGTVIDRGYVERVSNQLVPTFTAFAVTGLLERNFPSLVDTHFTARMEEELDEIAEGDAQWLPYLKQFFLGPDGLDETVKRGQESIDPREASTVTLEGCPARVRIGRFGPFVEMESDGATVTASIPDGIAPADLSDEQVEQLVRQKAEGPDILGTDPATNEPIYLLQGRFGPYVQRGQAPEGSKEKPKRASLPKGMNPTNATLEVALRLLSLPRTLGVHPETGKEIQANAGRFGPYVVHDGDFRSLAKDDDLYTVELPRALELLKQPKGGRGQRAAIEPLRTLGAHPADGEPVLLFEGRYGPYVKHGAVNASLPKGVGPDEVTLEQAVPLLAERALAAPAPKRGAKRGAPAAKKPAPKTPVKKAADTADGAAKKPAARKPASKTASSARTAAAKTTARTAGSKAASARSGAKKK; this is translated from the coding sequence ATGGCGGTCAAGAAAGACAAGCGGCTGGTGGTGGTCGAATCGCCCACCAAGGCGAAGACGATCCGGGGATTCCTTCCCGCGGGGTACGTGGTGGCCGCGTCCATGGGGCACGTCCGCGACCTTCCCGAATCCGCCACCGAAATCCCGCCCAAGTACAAGGGCCAGGAGTGGGCGCGCCTGGGCGTGAACGTGGACGACTCGTTCGAGCCGCTCTACGTGGTGCCCGCCGGCAAGCGGAAGATCGTCGCCGAGCTCAAGGCGCTGCTCAAGGACGCGGGCGAACTCATCGTCGCGACCGACGAAGACCGCGAGGGCGAATCCATTGGATGGCACCTGGTGCAGGTGCTGGAACCCAAGGTGCCCGTTACGCGGATCGTCTTTCACGAGATCACCCCCGAAGCCATCCGCCAGGCGCTCGCCACCCCGCGGCAGATTGACGAGGACTTGGTGCGCGCGCAGGAAACGCGGCGCATCCTGGACCGTCTGGTGGGCTACACGGTGAGCCCGCTGCTGTGGAAGAAGATCAGCACCGGGCTCAGCGCCGGCCGCGTGCAGTCCGTCGCCGTGCGCCTGCTCGTCCGCCGCGAGCGCGAGCGCCGCGCCTTCCGCAACGCCACCTACTGGGACCTCAAGGCCACGCTGCTGCGCGGCATCACCCCGTTCGGCGCAGTGCTGACCATGGTCGGCGGCAAGCGGGTGGCCACCGGTCGCGACTTCGACGAGAACACGGGCCAGCTCAAGTCGCGCGACGTCGTCCTTCTGGGTGAGGAAGACGCGCGTTCGCTGCAGGAGCGGCTGCGCGCGTCGGAGTGGAAGGTGGGCGAAACGGAGGAAAAGCCGACCGTGCGCCGGCCCTATCCGCCGTTCACGACGTCGACGCTGCAGCAGGAGGCCAACCGCAAGCTGCGCCTGTCCGCCCGCGACACCATGCGGGTGGCCCAGCGCCTGTACGAAGAGGGACACATCACGTACATGCGTACGGACAGCGTCCACCTTTCCGACCAGGCCATCAAGGCGTCGCGCAGCCGCATCGAGGGGTTGTACGGCAAGGAGTTCCTGAGCCCGTCTCCGCGCCAGTTCACCACCAAGAGCAAGGGCGCGCAGGAAGCGCACGAGGCCATCCGCCCCGCGGGCACGGAGATGCGCACGGTGGATGAACTGCGCCTGGCCGGCGTGGAGCGCGCCCTGTACGACCTGATCTGGAAGCGCACCGTGGCCAGCCAGATGGCCGAAGCGCGCCTGACGTACCTGACGGCGACGATCGAGGCGGACGGCGCCACCTTCCGCGCGTCCGGCAAGCGCATCGACTTTCCCGGCTTCTTTCGCGCGTACGTGGAGGGATCGGACGATCCGGATGCGGCGCTGGAAGACCGCGAAGAGCCGCTGCCGCCGCTGAACCGGGGCGACGCGCTGGGGCTGCGCAACCTGGAGGCGGTGAGCCACACCACGCAGCCGCCGGCGCGCTACACCGAAGCCACACTGGTCAAGACGCTGGAAGCGGAGGGGATCGGCCGGCCCAGCACCTACGCCAGCATCATCGGCACGGTGATCGACCGCGGCTACGTGGAGCGGGTGAGCAACCAGCTCGTCCCCACCTTTACCGCCTTTGCGGTGACGGGCCTGCTGGAGCGCAACTTCCCCTCGCTGGTGGACACGCACTTCACCGCGCGGATGGAGGAGGAGCTGGACGAGATCGCCGAGGGCGACGCCCAGTGGCTGCCGTACCTCAAGCAGTTCTTCCTTGGGCCTGACGGGCTGGACGAAACGGTCAAGCGCGGGCAGGAGTCCATCGATCCGCGTGAAGCCAGCACGGTGACGCTGGAAGGGTGCCCGGCGCGCGTGCGCATCGGCCGCTTCGGCCCGTTCGTGGAGATGGAGTCGGACGGCGCGACCGTCACCGCGTCCATCCCCGACGGCATCGCCCCGGCGGACCTGTCGGACGAGCAGGTGGAGCAGCTGGTACGCCAGAAGGCGGAGGGCCCGGACATCCTGGGCACCGATCCCGCCACCAACGAGCCGATCTACCTCCTCCAGGGGCGGTTCGGCCCGTACGTGCAGCGCGGGCAGGCGCCCGAGGGGAGCAAGGAGAAGCCCAAGCGCGCCTCGCTGCCCAAGGGGATGAACCCCACCAATGCCACGCTCGAGGTCGCGTTGCGGCTGCTTTCGCTGCCGCGGACGCTGGGCGTGCATCCGGAAACGGGCAAGGAGATCCAGGCCAACGCCGGGCGCTTCGGGCCGTACGTGGTGCACGACGGCGACTTCCGCTCGCTGGCCAAGGACGACGACCTGTACACGGTGGAACTGCCCCGCGCGCTGGAGCTGTTGAAGCAGCCCAAGGGCGGCCGCGGGCAGCGTGCCGCGATCGAGCCGCTGCGCACCCTGGGCGCGCACCCGGCGGACGGCGAGCCGGTGCTGCTGTTCGAGGGGCGCTACGGGCCGTACGTAAAGCACGGCGCCGTGAACGCTTCGCTCCCCAAGGGGGTAGGACCGGACGAAGTGACGCTGGAGCAGGCGGTGCCGCTGCTGGCCGAGCGCGCGCTTGCCGCTCCGGCGCCCAAGCGCGGCGCCAAGCGTGGGGCGCCCGCGGCCAAGAAGCCGGCCCCCAAGACGCCCGTGAAAAAGGCGGCGGACACGGCGGACGGCGCGGCCAAGAAGCCGGCGGCCCGCAAGCCGGCATCCAAGACGGCGTCGTCTGCGCGGACGGCGGCGGCAAAGACCACGGCGCGCACGGCGGGGAGCAAGGCCGCGAGCGCCAGGAGCGGGGCCAAGAAGAAGTAG
- a CDS encoding YncE family protein: MKFLRSRAALGAALALVAALAACDSGTNPFRPVPPVTGPGGSDAVKPTVDVLLPTAQAATVNVGDSVFVRARVRDDRGVVSARFQAFAVRGRPELGTDTAIARFAEKVVDLRTAGRAVTDTTLDRFLLATTDTLAENGVLVVVTATDSAGNSTADTTRINLVSRTVAPTVQILSPTAASGVVPVGDSIFVSARVGDDRRLARVTFSGFSLRGDPALGTAVVVPRFVPKEVNLATAGRAVTDTVLNRFLNATGDTVRESGVYVVVTATDSSGFTTSDTVQITIGGAGVVPQVEITAPATGTTVVLGDPLLVRARAQDDRRLASVSFSAYSVRGNPAQGTGEIVPRYVTRTVDMSTGRAVRDTVVERVLMATPDTVREPNVYVVVTATDSTGLSRSDTVLINIAGPSAAPTVDILVPNASADSVGVGDSLFVQARVQDDRRLARVVFQSFSVRGSVALGTDTVVVRHAPRTVDLTAGGVATRDTVIGRFLPATSDTIRETGVYVVVTATDTSGISRADTARITISGAGVAPQVDITAPTEGASVLLGDPLLVRARVRDDRRVASVTLSAFSVRGNPAQGTGVVVQRYAPRTVDLSSGRAVRDTVLERVLEATADTARESGVYVVVTATDSSGLSRSDTVRITIAGPSAAPSVDIILPDTRTGTIAVGDSLFVRARVQDDRRLARVVFQSFSVRGRPELGTDTVVARFAPKEVDLTAGGRTVRDTVVDRFLLATSDTARETGVLVVVTAIDSAGLSTSDTARISIGGPRVQVTVPAGQDPRGGSDLRVRVVAEDARDLIGSVRVRVSGAFAYDQTITLAAPRAVLDTVLVIAIPPLPTDGVITIDASTISGSLQPGVAVPIQVSVRAAELDRVRPRTTFVPDVRATVEQGDTFQVTVTGVDETRVDSVGVTVLAIRRSGPRPDTLRVYRGAGPVTTGIFRFQISDLGLNPLDTAGVDLEVTAWSKDSSGNCGAAVSPNTPQQLECVAGPGGVVLSTVSGRVIPVFIARGTTVARPSGGADVIADLVADSRFVYLSNFTRNRVEVLPLGGREYAQPVTVGSQPWGLAIGRTGDSLYVANSGGTNFSVVPLGGPVLAEATSRRIFTRNERLFALTYEPDSGKVGQVTLIDYSDRPQFVAQTSNGLLVYSTRPTAAASDGTVRIYDPRKLRSEIFTGYVDRHTGGRAIVVNADSAFLLRLQQVRVCPRARFGDTSLPPCIDGNAYSVSAQLDSLRALPANAQGGRYDTRLDIGADIDEVGFSDTTFVATSTDRNYVAVGEGARDNARIPLFQVAGDSLLLRGDVRDLISNSADRVIGLGLNLDGSLGVARGNEAYFFNNELRRQGSLLLGQPTGGVAMHPQSAMYPTGSVRLAFVSGVENGRFFIDVVDAFSFERKKRVFTRDPVVGALVVAPRATGDAPNVNLRLYALTSGGVLGLELTNEDLQ; the protein is encoded by the coding sequence GCCGTGAAGCCCACCGTCGACGTGCTCCTGCCCACCGCGCAGGCGGCCACCGTCAACGTGGGCGATTCCGTGTTCGTGCGCGCCCGCGTGCGCGACGACCGCGGCGTGGTGAGTGCCCGCTTCCAGGCCTTTGCCGTGCGCGGCCGCCCGGAGCTGGGCACCGACACCGCCATCGCGCGCTTCGCCGAAAAGGTGGTGGACCTGCGGACGGCCGGGCGCGCGGTGACCGACACCACCCTGGACCGCTTCCTCCTGGCCACCACCGACACCCTCGCCGAGAACGGCGTGCTGGTGGTGGTGACGGCCACCGACTCCGCCGGCAACAGCACCGCCGACACCACGCGCATCAACCTGGTGTCGCGCACGGTCGCGCCCACGGTGCAGATCCTGTCGCCGACCGCGGCTTCGGGAGTGGTGCCGGTGGGTGACTCCATCTTCGTCAGCGCCCGCGTGGGCGACGACCGCCGGCTGGCGCGGGTGACCTTCTCCGGCTTTTCGCTGCGCGGCGACCCCGCGCTGGGAACGGCGGTGGTGGTTCCGCGCTTCGTGCCCAAGGAGGTCAACCTGGCCACCGCGGGGCGCGCGGTGACGGATACGGTGCTCAACCGCTTCCTGAACGCCACCGGCGACACGGTGCGCGAGTCCGGGGTCTACGTGGTGGTGACGGCGACGGACTCGTCGGGCTTCACCACCTCGGACACGGTGCAGATCACCATTGGCGGGGCCGGGGTGGTGCCGCAGGTGGAGATCACCGCGCCGGCGACCGGGACCACGGTGGTTCTGGGCGATCCGCTCCTGGTCCGCGCGCGGGCGCAGGACGACCGCCGCCTGGCCAGCGTGAGCTTCAGCGCCTACTCGGTGCGCGGCAACCCGGCGCAGGGCACGGGCGAAATCGTCCCCCGCTACGTCACGCGTACGGTGGACATGTCCACGGGGCGCGCGGTGCGCGACACGGTGGTGGAGCGGGTGCTGATGGCCACGCCCGACACGGTGCGCGAACCCAACGTGTACGTGGTGGTGACGGCGACGGACTCCACGGGTCTGTCCCGGTCCGACACCGTGCTCATCAACATCGCGGGGCCCAGCGCGGCGCCGACGGTGGACATCCTGGTTCCCAACGCGTCGGCGGACTCCGTCGGCGTGGGCGACTCCCTCTTCGTGCAGGCGCGGGTGCAGGACGACCGCCGCCTGGCGCGGGTGGTGTTCCAGTCCTTCTCCGTGCGCGGAAGCGTGGCGCTGGGAACGGACACCGTGGTGGTGCGCCACGCGCCGCGTACGGTGGACCTGACGGCCGGCGGGGTGGCGACGCGCGACACCGTCATCGGCCGGTTCCTGCCGGCCACCAGCGACACCATCCGCGAAACGGGTGTGTACGTGGTGGTGACGGCGACGGACACCTCCGGCATCTCGCGGGCGGACACGGCGCGCATCACCATCTCCGGGGCCGGCGTGGCGCCGCAGGTGGACATCACCGCGCCCACGGAGGGTGCGTCGGTGCTGCTGGGCGACCCGCTGCTGGTGCGCGCGAGGGTGCGCGACGACCGGCGGGTAGCGAGCGTGACCCTGTCGGCGTTCTCGGTGCGCGGCAACCCCGCGCAGGGAACGGGCGTGGTGGTGCAGCGCTACGCGCCGCGGACGGTGGATCTGTCGTCCGGGCGCGCGGTGCGCGACACGGTGCTGGAGCGGGTGCTGGAGGCCACGGCCGACACGGCGCGCGAATCCGGCGTGTACGTGGTGGTGACGGCGACGGACTCGTCCGGGCTGTCGCGCTCCGACACGGTGCGTATCACCATCGCGGGCCCCAGCGCGGCGCCTTCGGTGGACATCATCCTTCCCGACACGCGCACGGGCACCATCGCGGTGGGCGACTCGCTCTTCGTGCGGGCCCGGGTGCAGGACGACCGGCGCCTGGCGCGCGTGGTGTTCCAGTCCTTTTCGGTGCGCGGCCGGCCGGAGCTGGGAACGGACACGGTCGTTGCGAGGTTCGCCCCCAAGGAAGTGGATCTGACGGCCGGCGGGCGCACGGTGCGCGACACGGTGGTCGACCGCTTCCTGCTGGCGACGTCGGACACCGCGCGTGAAACGGGCGTGCTGGTGGTGGTGACGGCCATCGACTCGGCCGGGCTCAGCACTTCCGACACGGCGCGCATTTCCATCGGCGGGCCGCGGGTGCAGGTCACCGTTCCCGCCGGGCAGGACCCGCGCGGCGGCTCGGACCTGCGGGTGCGGGTGGTGGCGGAAGACGCGCGCGACCTGATCGGGTCGGTGCGGGTGCGCGTGTCCGGCGCCTTTGCCTATGACCAGACGATCACGCTCGCCGCGCCGCGCGCGGTGCTCGACACCGTGCTGGTGATCGCCATTCCGCCGCTTCCCACGGACGGGGTGATCACCATCGACGCCAGCACCATCTCCGGCTCGCTGCAGCCGGGCGTGGCGGTGCCCATTCAGGTGTCGGTGCGGGCGGCGGAGCTGGACCGGGTGCGGCCGCGCACCACCTTCGTGCCCGACGTGCGGGCCACGGTGGAGCAGGGCGACACCTTCCAGGTCACGGTGACCGGGGTGGATGAAACGCGGGTGGACTCGGTGGGCGTCACGGTGCTCGCCATCCGCCGCAGCGGGCCCCGGCCCGACACCCTGCGCGTGTACCGCGGCGCGGGGCCGGTCACCACGGGCATCTTCCGCTTCCAGATCTCGGACCTGGGGCTGAACCCGCTGGACACGGCCGGGGTGGACCTGGAAGTCACGGCCTGGTCCAAGGACAGCAGCGGCAACTGCGGGGCGGCGGTGTCGCCCAACACGCCGCAGCAGCTGGAGTGCGTGGCGGGGCCGGGCGGGGTGGTGCTCAGCACGGTGAGCGGCCGCGTGATTCCGGTGTTCATCGCCCGCGGCACCACGGTGGCGCGCCCCAGCGGCGGCGCCGACGTAATCGCCGACCTGGTGGCGGACTCGCGGTTCGTCTACCTGTCCAACTTCACCCGCAACCGGGTGGAGGTGCTGCCCCTGGGCGGGCGCGAGTACGCGCAGCCGGTGACGGTGGGCTCGCAGCCCTGGGGTCTGGCCATCGGGCGCACGGGTGACTCGCTGTACGTGGCCAACAGCGGCGGCACCAACTTCTCGGTGGTTCCGCTGGGCGGCCCGGTGCTGGCCGAGGCCACCAGCCGCCGCATCTTCACGCGGAACGAGCGGCTGTTCGCGCTCACGTACGAGCCGGACTCGGGCAAGGTGGGCCAGGTTACGCTCATCGACTACAGCGACCGCCCGCAGTTCGTGGCGCAGACGAGCAACGGGCTGCTGGTGTACTCCACCCGTCCCACGGCGGCGGCCAGCGACGGCACGGTGCGCATCTACGACCCGCGCAAGCTTCGGTCGGAGATCTTTACCGGGTACGTGGACCGCCACACCGGCGGCCGGGCGATCGTGGTGAACGCCGACTCGGCCTTCCTGCTCCGCCTGCAGCAGGTGCGCGTCTGCCCGCGGGCGCGCTTCGGCGACACGTCGCTGCCGCCCTGCATCGACGGCAACGCGTACTCGGTGTCGGCGCAGCTGGACTCGCTGCGCGCGCTACCGGCCAACGCGCAGGGCGGGCGCTACGACACGCGCCTGGACATCGGCGCCGACATCGACGAGGTCGGGTTCTCCGACACGACCTTCGTGGCGACCAGCACCGACCGCAACTACGTGGCGGTGGGCGAGGGCGCGCGCGACAACGCGCGGATCCCGCTGTTCCAGGTGGCCGGCGACTCGCTGCTGCTGCGGGGCGACGTGCGGGACCTGATCAGCAACTCGGCGGACCGGGTGATCGGGCTGGGGTTGAACCTGGACGGCTCGCTGGGCGTGGCCCGGGGCAACGAGGCGTACTTCTTCAACAACGAGCTGCGGCGGCAGGGCAGCCTGCTGCTGGGCCAGCCCACCGGGGGCGTGGCCATGCACCCGCAGAGCGCCATGTACCCCACCGGCAGCGTGCGCCTGGCGTTCGTGTCCGGTGTGGAGAACGGCCGCTTCTTCATCGACGTGGTGGACGCATTCAGCTTCGAGCGGAAGAAGCGGGTGTTCACGCGTGACCCGGTGGTGGGCGCGCTGGTGGTGGCGCCCCGCGCCACCGGGGACGCTCCGAACGTGAACCTGCGCCTGTACGCCCTCACTTCGGGCGGCGTGCTGGGGCTGGAACTGACCAACGAGGACCTGCAGTAG
- the aroC gene encoding chorismate synthase, giving the protein MPTFRFITAGESHGPALTAVVEGAPAGLPLSSDEIDRELRRRQGGYGRGGRMRIESDRAEFLSGVRHGQALGSPIALLIRNRDWANWTDAMSPSPVDSMGDDDAMRRVYLPRPGHADLVGALKYDRTDARDILERASARETAARVACGAVAKRLLAELGITVGSHVASLGGIVARVPDELPEDLNAASDPSPVRCLDADAEGAMIDAIDAAKRAGDTLGGVVEVVARGVPAGLGSHVSWDAKLDGRLAHALMSIQAIKGVEIGLGFEGAMRPGSRVHDPIVADASAGRGGGFGRASNRAGGLEGGITTGQPLVVRAAMKPISTLMQPLATVDLRTGEIAEAVRERSDVCAVPAAGVVAEAMVALVLAAAVLEKFGGDNMTDLRASFDAYVERIRGRGVFAPR; this is encoded by the coding sequence ATGCCGACCTTCCGCTTCATTACCGCGGGCGAGTCACACGGCCCCGCGCTGACGGCGGTCGTCGAGGGCGCTCCGGCGGGCCTGCCCCTGTCATCCGACGAGATCGACCGCGAACTGCGCCGCCGCCAGGGAGGCTACGGCCGCGGCGGCCGCATGCGCATCGAGTCGGACCGCGCCGAGTTTCTTTCCGGCGTGCGCCACGGCCAGGCCCTCGGATCGCCCATCGCCCTGCTGATCCGCAACCGCGACTGGGCCAACTGGACCGACGCCATGTCGCCGTCCCCCGTGGATTCCATGGGAGACGACGACGCCATGCGCCGCGTGTACCTTCCCCGTCCCGGCCACGCCGACCTCGTGGGCGCGCTCAAGTACGACCGCACCGACGCGCGCGACATCCTGGAACGCGCCAGCGCCCGGGAAACGGCGGCGCGGGTGGCCTGCGGCGCCGTGGCCAAGCGGCTGCTGGCGGAACTGGGGATCACCGTCGGCAGCCACGTGGCGTCGCTGGGCGGCATCGTGGCGCGCGTGCCGGACGAACTGCCGGAAGACCTGAACGCCGCCTCCGATCCGTCCCCCGTGCGCTGCCTGGACGCGGACGCCGAAGGGGCGATGATCGACGCCATCGACGCCGCCAAGCGCGCGGGCGACACGCTGGGCGGCGTGGTGGAAGTGGTGGCCCGCGGCGTTCCGGCCGGCCTGGGCTCGCACGTGTCGTGGGACGCCAAGCTGGACGGGCGGCTGGCGCACGCGCTCATGTCCATCCAGGCCATCAAGGGCGTGGAGATCGGCCTGGGCTTCGAGGGCGCCATGCGGCCCGGCTCGCGCGTGCACGATCCCATCGTGGCGGACGCGTCGGCGGGGCGGGGCGGGGGATTCGGCCGGGCGAGCAACCGCGCCGGCGGGCTGGAGGGCGGCATCACCACCGGGCAGCCGCTGGTGGTGCGCGCCGCCATGAAGCCCATCTCCACCCTCATGCAGCCGCTGGCCACGGTGGACCTGCGGACGGGCGAGATCGCCGAAGCCGTGCGCGAGCGCAGCGACGTGTGCGCCGTCCCCGCCGCCGGCGTCGTGGCCGAGGCGATGGTGGCGCTGGTCCTGGCCGCCGCGGTGCTGGAAAAGTTCGGCGGCGACAACATGACGGATCTGCGCGCCTCGTTCGATGCGTATGTGGAGCGGATCCGCGGCCGTGGCGTCTTCGCGCCCCGCTGA
- a CDS encoding shikimate kinase: MASSRPADAVPRRVVLLGMMASGKSAVGAVLAKRLGWSHVDLDREIEAAQGRRVAEIFAAEGEPAFRALEAAATARIAGRTEVVLSPGGGWITRPALLDSLGPDTLSVWLRVSVDEAVRRASASPGERPLLAGPDPAGAVRRLLGEREPLYSRAELHLMTDGRSVPALADDIHSALRARGLAPR; encoded by the coding sequence GTGGCGTCTTCGCGCCCCGCTGACGCCGTTCCCCGGCGCGTGGTGCTGCTGGGGATGATGGCGTCGGGCAAGTCGGCGGTGGGCGCGGTGCTGGCGAAGCGGCTGGGATGGAGCCACGTGGACCTGGACCGCGAGATCGAGGCGGCGCAGGGACGCCGCGTGGCGGAGATCTTTGCCGCGGAGGGCGAGCCGGCGTTCCGCGCGCTGGAGGCCGCGGCCACGGCCCGGATCGCGGGGCGGACGGAGGTCGTACTGAGCCCCGGCGGCGGGTGGATCACCCGTCCCGCGCTGCTGGACAGCCTGGGGCCCGACACGCTTTCCGTCTGGCTGCGGGTGAGCGTGGACGAGGCGGTGCGCCGCGCGTCTGCCTCGCCGGGGGAACGGCCCTTGCTCGCCGGCCCCGACCCGGCCGGAGCCGTCCGCAGGCTCCTGGGCGAGCGCGAACCGCTGTACTCCCGGGCGGAACTGCACCTGATGACCGACGGCCGCTCCGTGCCCGCACTGGCGGACGATATCCACTCGGCACTACGCGCCCGGGGCCTCGCGCCCCGCTGA
- the trmFO gene encoding methylenetetrahydrofolate--tRNA-(uracil(54)-C(5))-methyltransferase (FADH(2)-oxidizing) TrmFO, translated as MAEVSVVGGGLSGSEAAYQLAERGHDVTLYEMRPVRGTPAHNTDLLGEIVCSNTFKSEDPQNAHGLLKVEMDALGVGGSLLLACARAARIPGGTALTVDRREFAERMTAAIEAHPRIRVVREEMPGLPEGPAIVATGPLTSDALSECIRGALGAEGLAFFDAIAPVVSFDSLEMERMFFASRWGKGGPEDYLNAPMTREQYEAFIEALKGGEGYEGHDWENVPYFEGCLPVEVMAGRGVDTLRFGPMKPVGLPVPWLDGKWAHAVVQLRREDRAGNLWNLVGFQTRLKIPEQRRVFKMIPGLENAEFLRWGSIHRNTYLNFPASLSAHGSLRDRPELIFAGQITGVEGYTESTATGILAAANLDRVIRGEEPVIPPPTTMMGGLMRYLRESDPKHFAPMNSNFGLLDPLPHRVKDKDEKRVQLAERGRVDFAGWMEENGVTGGVPAAAAAQ; from the coding sequence ATGGCGGAAGTATCGGTTGTCGGCGGGGGCCTGAGCGGCTCGGAAGCGGCGTACCAGCTCGCGGAGCGCGGCCACGACGTGACGCTCTACGAAATGCGGCCCGTGCGCGGCACCCCCGCGCACAACACCGACCTGCTGGGCGAAATCGTCTGCTCCAACACGTTCAAGTCCGAGGACCCGCAGAACGCCCACGGACTGCTCAAGGTGGAGATGGACGCGCTGGGCGTGGGCGGCTCGCTGCTGCTGGCCTGCGCCCGCGCCGCCCGCATCCCCGGCGGCACCGCGCTGACCGTCGACCGCCGCGAGTTCGCCGAGCGGATGACCGCCGCCATCGAGGCGCATCCCCGCATCCGCGTGGTCCGCGAGGAGATGCCCGGCCTCCCCGAAGGTCCCGCCATCGTCGCCACCGGGCCGCTGACCTCGGACGCGCTCTCGGAGTGCATCCGCGGCGCGCTGGGCGCGGAGGGGCTGGCCTTCTTTGACGCCATCGCCCCCGTGGTCAGCTTCGACTCGCTGGAGATGGAGCGCATGTTCTTCGCCTCGCGCTGGGGCAAGGGCGGGCCGGAAGACTACCTGAACGCGCCCATGACGCGCGAACAGTACGAGGCGTTCATCGAAGCGCTCAAGGGCGGCGAAGGATACGAAGGGCACGACTGGGAAAACGTCCCGTACTTCGAGGGCTGCCTTCCCGTGGAAGTGATGGCCGGCCGCGGTGTGGACACGCTGCGCTTCGGGCCCATGAAGCCTGTCGGCCTCCCCGTGCCCTGGCTGGACGGCAAGTGGGCGCACGCCGTCGTGCAGCTGCGCCGCGAGGACCGCGCGGGGAATCTGTGGAACCTGGTCGGCTTCCAGACCCGCCTCAAGATTCCCGAGCAGCGCCGCGTGTTCAAGATGATTCCGGGGCTGGAGAACGCGGAGTTCCTGCGCTGGGGCTCCATCCACCGCAACACGTACCTGAACTTTCCCGCCAGCCTGAGCGCGCACGGCTCGCTGCGCGACCGGCCGGAGCTGATCTTCGCGGGGCAGATCACCGGCGTGGAGGGCTACACGGAGTCGACGGCCACGGGCATTCTGGCGGCCGCCAACCTGGACCGCGTCATCCGCGGCGAGGAGCCCGTCATCCCCCCGCCCACCACCATGATGGGCGGGCTGATGCGCTACCTGCGGGAAAGCGATCCCAAGCACTTCGCGCCGATGAACAGCAACTTCGGCCTGCTGGATCCGCTGCCGCACCGCGTAAAGGACAAGGACGAAAAGCGCGTCCAGCTGGCCGAGCGCGGGCGGGTGGATTTCGCCGGGTGGATGGAGGAGAACGGCGTCACCGGCGGCGTGCCCGCCGCGGCCGCCGCGCAGTGA